The Fundidesulfovibrio magnetotacticus genome contains the following window.
TCGCCCACCCGGTTGGTGGAGTTCTCTCTCGCCTCCCGTTCGATGCACTCCTTCAGGAGTCCGAGGGCCTCCCCCATGGCCACGGCGCCGTCGGCATCGAGATCAGGCTCCCTGAAGAGACCGAGACTCGAAAGGGGGGAGTTCTGGCGGGCCGAAGAGCCAAATGTGATCACGGACAGCCAGACCGTCGCCATGGCCCGCGGGTCCCCGCGCAGGTCCGCCAGCAAGGACCGGATTCCCTGGCGCACGGATTCGATCTTCTCGCCGTGCATGCCGCCCGAGGCGTCCACCACCAGGTAGATGGGCAATCTTTTAGTATCGTCCATTGCCGTGCCTTTTTGATGGTTCATGGCGTGCCGCTCTTGGCCTTGACGCCCTGCCCGACGTCTCCGGCCGTCTTTCGGTGCTCCCGCACGCGCGGGAGCACCGGCCCGCGCTAGGGCACGATCTGAATTCCAACGGGCGGCGGGGG
Protein-coding sequences here:
- a CDS encoding vWA domain-containing protein, coding for MNHQKGTAMDDTKRLPIYLVVDASGGMHGEKIESVRQGIRSLLADLRGDPRAMATVWLSVITFGSSARQNSPLSSLGLFREPDLDADGAVAMGEALGLLKECIEREARENSTNRVGDWKPFVFLMSFRQPQDSWETAAEALMSFRPMNIIACAIGPYADEMPLKRITPFVVRMEEVQPDAFKSFFAWVSASIRAMTAGVNARGGAAVSIPQPPSGISIVS